In one window of Ovis aries strain OAR_USU_Benz2616 breed Rambouillet chromosome 3, ARS-UI_Ramb_v3.0, whole genome shotgun sequence DNA:
- the SUPT7L gene encoding STAGA complex 65 subunit gamma — protein sequence MLRYWGEIPISSSQTNRSSFDLLPREFRLVEVHDPPLHQPSANKPKPPTMLDIPSEPCSLTIHTIQLIQHNRRLRNLIATAQAQNQQQTEGVKTEESEPLPSCPGSPPLPDDLLPLDCKNPSAPFQVRHSDPESDFYRGKGEPVTELSWHSCRQLLYQAVATILAHAGFECANESVLETLTDVAHEYCLKFTKLLRFAVDREARLGQTPFPDVMEQVFHEVGIGSVLSLQKFWQHRIKDYHSYMLQISKQLSEEYERIVNPEKATEDTKPVKIKEEPVSDITFPVSEELEADLASGDQSLPMGVLGAQNERFPSNLEVEASPQASSTEVNASPLWNLAHVKMEPQESEEGNVSGHGVLGSDVFEEPMSGMSEAGIPQSPDDSDSSYGSHSTDSLMGSSPVFNQRCKKRMRKI from the exons ATGTTGAGATACTGGGGAGAGATACCAATCTCATCAAGCCAGACCAACAGAAGTTCTTTTGACTTGCTCCCTCGGGAGTTCCGACTGGTAGAAGTCCATGACCCGCCTCTGCACCAACCCTCAGCCAACAAGCCCAAGCCCCCCACTATGCTGGACATCCCCTCAGAGCCCTGCAGCCTCACCATCCACACCATTCAGCTGATCCAGCACAACCGACGTCTGCGTAACCTCATTGCCACAGCACAGGCCCAGAATCAGCAACAGACAGAAGGTGTAAAGACTGAAGAGAGTGAACCTCTTCCGTCCTGCCCTGGGTCACCTCCTCTTCCTGATGATCTCCTTCCTTTAGATTGTAAGAATCCCAGTGCACCGTTCCAGGTCCGGCACAGTGACCCAGAGAGTGACTTTTATCG GGGGAAAGGGGAGCCTGTGACTGAACTCAGCTGGCACTCCTGCCGACAGCTCCTCTACCAGGCAGTGGCCACAATCCTGGCCCACGCGGGCTTTGAGTGTGCTAACGAGAGTGTCCTTGAGACCCTGACTGATGTGGCGCACGAGTACTGCCTGAAGTTCACCAAGCTGCTGCGCTTTGCTGTGGATCGGGAAGCCCGGCTGGGGCAGACTCCCTTCCCCGACGTGATGGAGCAGGTGTTCCATGAAGTGGGCATCGGCAGCGTGCTCTCCCTCCAGAAATTCTGGCAGCACCGCATCAAGGACTATCACAGTTACATGCTGCAG ATTAGTAAGCAGCTCTCTGAAGAGTATGAGAGGATCGTCAATCCTGAGAAGGCCACAGAGGACACGAAGCCTGTCAAGATCAAGGAGGAACCTGTGAGCGACATCACCTTCCCTGTCAGTGAAGAACTGGAGGCCGACCTTGCTTCTGGAGACCAGTCGCTGCCCATGGGAGTTCTCGGTGCTCAGAACGAGCGCTTCCCATCTAACCTGGAGGTCGAGGCTTCACCACAGGCTTCAA GTACAGAGGTAAATGCTTCCCCTCTTTGGAACTTGGCCCACGTGAAAATGGAGCCGCAAGAGAGTGAAGAAGGCAACGTTTCTGGGCACGGTGTGCTGGGCAGTGATGTGTTCGAGGAGCCgatgtcaggcatgagtgaagCTGGGATCCCCCAAAgccctgatgactcagacagcAGCTACGGCTCCCACTCCACTGACAGCCTCATGGGCTCCTCCCCTGTTTTCAACCAGCGCTGCAAAAAGAGGATGAggaaaatataa
- the SLC4A1AP gene encoding kanadaptin isoform X2, with protein sequence MADSASQSEPLASPELDDDFKKPALPMSPAARSKAPANNPPNPEEVKERPTALPDSDSGEPDVPPALPDSRETRGPAEEQPRPHTAAPSPGGPSRAPPYREPPWGGPTTAPYSLETLKGGTILGTRNLKGLSCCLFGRLPSCDVCLEHPSVSRYHAVLQHRVSGLDAEGDGHGPGFYLYDLGSTHGTFLNKTRIPPRTYCRVHVGHVLRFGGSTRLFLLQGPEEDREAESELTVTQLKELRKQQQMMLEKKMLGEDSDEEEMDTAERKGNTSSQDDEMGCTWGMGEDAVEDEAEENPIVLEFQQEREAFYIKDPKKALQGFFDREGEELEYEFDEQGHSTWLCRVRLPVDDSTGKQLVAEAIHSGKKKEAMIQCSLEACRILDTLGLLRQEAVSRKRKAKNWEDEDFYDSDDDTFLDRTGLVEKKRLNRMKKAGKVDEKPETFESLVAKLNDAEKELSEISEKLKASSKALSESPSQDSLDAFMSEMKSGSALDGVSRKKLHLRTFELRKEQQRLKGLIKIVKPAEIPELKKIESQATDGENKAKKLTLPLFGAMKGGSKFKLKTGTVGKLPPKRPELPPTLMRMKDEPEVEEEEEEEEEEEEKEKEEREKKKTEAGSSSLQQETEPEEAAQETSPPTDFTCSKETNHENMSQLSQVEQNKDCQEISEAAASCEEPSASKNENEKSRDEFKKKKAPGPGKVPLILSSKYPEDDPDYCVWVPPEVCLTVWCMGPGAQGTGIFGFFLCCLCE encoded by the exons ATGGCTGATAGTGCCTCTCAGTCCGAGCCGCTGGCTTCGCCGGAACTCGATGACGACTTCAAGAAGCCAGCCCTGCCGATGTCCCCGGCGGCGCGGAGTAAGGCCCCGGCCAACAATCCTCCAAACCCGGAGGAGGTGAAGGAAAGGCCCACGGCGCTGCCGGACTCTGATTCCGGGGAGCCGGATGTCCCGCCGGCCCTGCCAGACAGCAGGGAGACTAGGGGTCCAGCGGAGGAGCAGCCGCGGCCCCACACGGCGGCTCCTTCCCCTGGCGGCCCGTCCCGGGCTCCCCCTTACCGAGAGCCGCCGTGGGGCGGCCCCACCACGGCCCCCTACAGCCTCGAGACACTAAAAGGCGGCACCATCCTGGGCACCCGCAACTTGAAAGGACTGAGTTGCTGCCTTTTCGGGAGGCTCCCTAGCTGCGACGTGTGCCTGGAGCATCCTTCGGTGTCTCGCTACCATGCCGTGCTGCAGCACAGGGTGTCCGGCCTCGATGCAGAAGGTGACGGCCACGGGCCTGGCTTCTATCTCTACGATTTGGGAAGCACCCATGGCACTTTTCTCAACAAAACCCGTATCCCACCCCGCACCTATTGTCGGGTCCACGTCGGACATGTTCTTCGCTTTGGAGGCAGCACCCGGCTCTTTCTTCTTCAG GGACCAGAGGAGGATCGAGAGGCAGAATCCGAGTTGACAGTAACGCAACTGAAGGAACTGCGCAAGCAGCAAcaaatgatgttggaaaagaAGATGCTGGGAGAAGACTCAGATGAAGAAGAAATGGATACCgctgaaagaaagggaaatactAGTAGTCAGGACGATGAAATGGGCTGCACCTGGGGAATGG GAGAAGATGCTGTAGAGGATGAGGCTGAAGAGAACCCCATTGTCTTAGAGTTTCAACAGGAAAGGGAGGCTTTTTATATAAAGGATCCAAAAAAGGCTCTCCAAGGTTTTTTTGACCGAGAAG GAGAAGAATTAGAATATGAATTTGATGAACAGGGTCATAGCACTTGGCTCTGCAGGGTGAG ATTACCTGTGGATGATTCAACTGGAAAACAGCTAGTGGCAGAGGCCATtcactcaggaaagaaaaaagaagcaatgaTTCAGTGCTCACTGGAAGCTTGTCGAATCCTTGATACTTTGGGATTGCTACGGCAGGAGGCAG TGTCTCGGAAAAGGAAAGCCAAGAACTGGGAAGATGAAGACTTTTATGACAGTGATGATGACACATTTCTTGATCGGACCGGCCTGGTTGAAAAGAAGCGTCTGAATCGAATGAAGAAGGCTGGGAAGGTTGACGAGAAGCCAGAGACCTTCGAATCACTG GTTGCGAAGTTAAATGATGCTGAAAAGGAACTCTCTGAAATTTCTGAGAAACTGAAAGCCTCCAGCAAAG CTCTGTCAGAGTCACCGTCTCAGGACTCTTTAGATGCGTTCATGTCAGAAATGAAGTCAGGGAGTGCATTAGATGGTGTGTCCCGGAAGAAACTTCATCTGAGAACTTTTGAACTGAGAAAAGAACAGCAGAGACTTAAAGGGTTGATAAAGATTGTAAAGCCAGCAGAGATTCCAGAACTAAAAAA aattGAAAGTCAGGCTACAGATGGAGAAAACAAAGCTAAAAAGCTCACATTGCCTCTCTTTGGTGCCATGAAAGGAGGAagcaaattcaaattaaaaacgGGAACAGTAGGG aAGTTACCCCCCAAGCGTCCAGAACTCCCTCCAACTCTAATGAGAATGAAGGATGAGCCTGAagtagaggaggaggaagaagaggaggaagaggaagaggagaaagaaaaggaggagcgTGAAAAGAAGAAAACGGAGGCTGGAAGCAGTAGTCTGCAGCAGGAGACAGAGCCGGAAGAAGCAGCACAGGAGACGAGTCCTCCCACAGACTTCACATGTTCTAAAGAAACAAACCATG AAAACATGTCTCAACTCAGCCaagtggaacagaataaagattGCCAAGAGATCAGTGAAGCAGCTGCTTCGTGTGAGGAGCCCTCAG CATCAAAGAATGAGAATGAGAAAAGCAGAGAtgaattcaagaaaaagaaagctccTGGTCCAGGCAAA
- the SLC4A1AP gene encoding kanadaptin isoform X3, translating into MADSASQSEPLASPELDDDFKKPALPMSPAARSKAPANNPPNPEEVKERPTALPDSDSGEPDVPPALPDSRETRGPAEEQPRPHTAAPSPGGPSRAPPYREPPWGGPTTAPYSLETLKGGTILGTRNLKGLSCCLFGRLPSCDVCLEHPSVSRYHAVLQHRVSGLDAEGDGHGPGFYLYDLGSTHGTFLNKTRIPPRTYCRVHVGHVLRFGGSTRLFLLQGPEEDREAESELTVTQLKELRKQQQMMLEKKMLGEDSDEEEMDTAERKGNTSSQDDEMGCTWGMGEDAVEDEAEENPIVLEFQQEREAFYIKDPKKALQGFFDREGEELEYEFDEQGHSTWLCRVRLPVDDSTGKQLVAEAIHSGKKKEAMIQCSLEACRILDTLGLLRQEAVSRKRKAKNWEDEDFYDSDDDTFLDRTGLVEKKRLNRMKKAGKVDEKPETFESLVAKLNDAEKELSEISEKLKASSKALSESPSQDSLDAFMSEMKSGSALDGVSRKKLHLRTFELRKEQQRLKGLIKIVKPAEIPELKKIESQATDGENKAKKLTLPLFGAMKGGSKFKLKTGTVGKLPPKRPELPPTLMRMKDEPEVEEEEEEEEEEEEKEKEEREKKKTEAGSSSLQQETEPEEAAQETSPPTDFTCSKETNHENMSQLSQVEQNKDCQEISEAAASCEEPSASKNENEKSRDEFKKKKAPGPGKVPLILSSKYPEDDPDYCVWVPPEGQSGDGRTHLNDKYGY; encoded by the exons ATGGCTGATAGTGCCTCTCAGTCCGAGCCGCTGGCTTCGCCGGAACTCGATGACGACTTCAAGAAGCCAGCCCTGCCGATGTCCCCGGCGGCGCGGAGTAAGGCCCCGGCCAACAATCCTCCAAACCCGGAGGAGGTGAAGGAAAGGCCCACGGCGCTGCCGGACTCTGATTCCGGGGAGCCGGATGTCCCGCCGGCCCTGCCAGACAGCAGGGAGACTAGGGGTCCAGCGGAGGAGCAGCCGCGGCCCCACACGGCGGCTCCTTCCCCTGGCGGCCCGTCCCGGGCTCCCCCTTACCGAGAGCCGCCGTGGGGCGGCCCCACCACGGCCCCCTACAGCCTCGAGACACTAAAAGGCGGCACCATCCTGGGCACCCGCAACTTGAAAGGACTGAGTTGCTGCCTTTTCGGGAGGCTCCCTAGCTGCGACGTGTGCCTGGAGCATCCTTCGGTGTCTCGCTACCATGCCGTGCTGCAGCACAGGGTGTCCGGCCTCGATGCAGAAGGTGACGGCCACGGGCCTGGCTTCTATCTCTACGATTTGGGAAGCACCCATGGCACTTTTCTCAACAAAACCCGTATCCCACCCCGCACCTATTGTCGGGTCCACGTCGGACATGTTCTTCGCTTTGGAGGCAGCACCCGGCTCTTTCTTCTTCAG GGACCAGAGGAGGATCGAGAGGCAGAATCCGAGTTGACAGTAACGCAACTGAAGGAACTGCGCAAGCAGCAAcaaatgatgttggaaaagaAGATGCTGGGAGAAGACTCAGATGAAGAAGAAATGGATACCgctgaaagaaagggaaatactAGTAGTCAGGACGATGAAATGGGCTGCACCTGGGGAATGG GAGAAGATGCTGTAGAGGATGAGGCTGAAGAGAACCCCATTGTCTTAGAGTTTCAACAGGAAAGGGAGGCTTTTTATATAAAGGATCCAAAAAAGGCTCTCCAAGGTTTTTTTGACCGAGAAG GAGAAGAATTAGAATATGAATTTGATGAACAGGGTCATAGCACTTGGCTCTGCAGGGTGAG ATTACCTGTGGATGATTCAACTGGAAAACAGCTAGTGGCAGAGGCCATtcactcaggaaagaaaaaagaagcaatgaTTCAGTGCTCACTGGAAGCTTGTCGAATCCTTGATACTTTGGGATTGCTACGGCAGGAGGCAG TGTCTCGGAAAAGGAAAGCCAAGAACTGGGAAGATGAAGACTTTTATGACAGTGATGATGACACATTTCTTGATCGGACCGGCCTGGTTGAAAAGAAGCGTCTGAATCGAATGAAGAAGGCTGGGAAGGTTGACGAGAAGCCAGAGACCTTCGAATCACTG GTTGCGAAGTTAAATGATGCTGAAAAGGAACTCTCTGAAATTTCTGAGAAACTGAAAGCCTCCAGCAAAG CTCTGTCAGAGTCACCGTCTCAGGACTCTTTAGATGCGTTCATGTCAGAAATGAAGTCAGGGAGTGCATTAGATGGTGTGTCCCGGAAGAAACTTCATCTGAGAACTTTTGAACTGAGAAAAGAACAGCAGAGACTTAAAGGGTTGATAAAGATTGTAAAGCCAGCAGAGATTCCAGAACTAAAAAA aattGAAAGTCAGGCTACAGATGGAGAAAACAAAGCTAAAAAGCTCACATTGCCTCTCTTTGGTGCCATGAAAGGAGGAagcaaattcaaattaaaaacgGGAACAGTAGGG aAGTTACCCCCCAAGCGTCCAGAACTCCCTCCAACTCTAATGAGAATGAAGGATGAGCCTGAagtagaggaggaggaagaagaggaggaagaggaagaggagaaagaaaaggaggagcgTGAAAAGAAGAAAACGGAGGCTGGAAGCAGTAGTCTGCAGCAGGAGACAGAGCCGGAAGAAGCAGCACAGGAGACGAGTCCTCCCACAGACTTCACATGTTCTAAAGAAACAAACCATG AAAACATGTCTCAACTCAGCCaagtggaacagaataaagattGCCAAGAGATCAGTGAAGCAGCTGCTTCGTGTGAGGAGCCCTCAG CATCAAAGAATGAGAATGAGAAAAGCAGAGAtgaattcaagaaaaagaaagctccTGGTCCAGGCAAA